A stretch of the Marivirga tractuosa DSM 4126 genome encodes the following:
- a CDS encoding VCBS repeat-containing protein, with the protein MNISLPKKKSLNRNILFLAHSFALVIFLSFFSACSDSKESYFELLEADKTGLHFKNTLKQTTDFSFFDYMYFYNGGGVAAADFNNDGLVDLFFTSNMGENKLFLNQGDFKFKDISLEAGIKGEGYWSTGASVVDINQDGMMDIYVNVVGDHKVLKGSNQLFICKKIEDGVPVFEDEAIAYDLDLAGFGTHAVFADFDRDGDLDMFQLNHSIHQNGTFGKREKFKGEKSNISGDRYFRNDNGTFVNATTVSGINSSVIGYGLGVVAGDVNNDGFPDIYVGNDFHENDYLYINQKNGTFKEVLTDQIQHTSRFSMGVDMSDVNNDGFNDIISLDMLPYDPQILKSSLGEDAFDVYRFKKDFGYNDQFARNNLQLNNKNGTFSEIALYADVYATDWSWAPLFMDFDNDGQKDLFISNGIPRRMNDIDYMNFMNSNEDQRMKTEMGMVDKEDLEIVERMPKIKLPNRFFINNEDLTFNDVSSQINNQVGSYSNGAIYVDLDNDGDLDIVVNNLEDKPFIYKNTSIEENKSGKYMQLDLIGSKNNQNAIGSRVVVELKNDQILSFEYFPVKGFQSSALDKFHIAIGDSSQVQNIKLVWPDGKTQNLNGLEFNKVHKIEYKDGLASFDYTSLHPDGFAYKAVEMQDSIGLKVVHEENQFVEFIREPLMPHMVSSEGPALAVGDINGDGKEDFFIGSAKRKKSQVWQQNEEGRFELTEQKLIESDDTFEDVNAVFSDIDNDGDQDLIIASGGNEYRGDSEYITQRIYLNDGKGNFNQKYIFENSHMTSSSVAVADFNGDGFHDVFFGGRAIPYGYGLALGSKLYLNNQDGTFRLANDDFAPFLSDLGMVTDASVVDVNSDQRPDIILALEWEPIQIMMNQGDGFSLKVVGNERGWWKHVKSGDFDGDGDMDFIAGNTGENSRLKPTEEEPVNLYIKDFDDNGQTDPLLTYFLDGREIPFANHSEILNQLPMLKKEWKYAQDFSRASLSEIFGKDNLESAVKLSANDFTSYLYRNKGDGSFQAEALPMEFQISTLNAVEFIAGSNRDLLAAGNFFENNIEMGKYDAQYGTVFNVQDSSVEIRNVKGLRLDGQVRNIKPILVNGQHFMLVVRNDDSVKLIAFEAINN; encoded by the coding sequence ATGAATATAAGTTTACCCAAAAAGAAGAGTTTGAATAGAAACATTTTATTTTTAGCACACAGCTTTGCGCTGGTCATATTTTTAAGTTTTTTCAGTGCCTGCTCCGATTCAAAAGAATCTTATTTTGAATTATTGGAAGCGGATAAAACTGGATTACATTTCAAGAATACACTGAAGCAAACGACTGACTTCTCGTTTTTTGATTATATGTATTTTTATAATGGAGGAGGAGTTGCAGCTGCCGATTTCAATAATGATGGATTAGTTGACTTATTCTTCACTTCCAATATGGGTGAAAATAAGCTCTTCTTAAATCAGGGAGATTTCAAATTTAAAGATATCAGTTTAGAAGCTGGTATAAAGGGAGAAGGATATTGGTCAACTGGAGCTTCTGTAGTAGATATCAATCAGGATGGTATGATGGATATTTATGTGAATGTAGTGGGTGACCATAAAGTGTTAAAGGGCTCTAATCAGCTTTTTATTTGCAAGAAAATTGAGGATGGGGTTCCAGTTTTTGAAGATGAAGCTATTGCTTATGACTTGGATCTTGCTGGCTTTGGTACGCACGCTGTCTTTGCAGATTTTGATAGAGATGGTGACCTCGATATGTTCCAGCTTAATCATAGCATTCACCAAAATGGTACCTTTGGAAAAAGAGAAAAATTTAAAGGAGAAAAAAGCAACATCTCAGGAGATCGATACTTTAGAAACGATAACGGTACGTTTGTCAATGCAACCACTGTGAGCGGCATAAATAGTTCTGTGATTGGTTATGGGCTTGGAGTTGTTGCTGGCGATGTAAATAATGACGGTTTTCCTGACATTTACGTAGGAAATGATTTTCATGAAAATGATTACCTCTATATCAATCAAAAAAATGGCACTTTCAAAGAAGTGTTAACAGATCAAATACAGCATACTAGCCGGTTTTCGATGGGTGTGGATATGTCGGATGTTAATAATGATGGTTTTAACGATATTATCTCTTTAGACATGCTGCCATATGACCCTCAGATATTAAAAAGCAGTTTGGGGGAAGATGCCTTTGATGTCTATCGCTTTAAAAAGGATTTTGGTTATAATGATCAGTTTGCTAGAAATAATCTACAGCTCAATAATAAGAACGGCACATTTAGCGAGATTGCACTTTATGCTGATGTATATGCTACAGATTGGTCTTGGGCACCGCTGTTTATGGATTTTGACAATGATGGTCAGAAAGACTTATTCATTTCCAACGGTATCCCTAGAAGGATGAATGATATTGACTATATGAATTTCATGAATTCTAATGAAGATCAAAGAATGAAAACTGAAATGGGAATGGTCGATAAAGAGGACTTAGAAATTGTAGAACGCATGCCTAAAATTAAGTTACCCAATCGTTTCTTTATCAATAATGAAGATCTAACATTTAATGATGTCAGTTCACAAATCAACAATCAAGTAGGCTCTTATTCCAATGGAGCAATTTATGTAGATTTAGATAATGATGGCGACTTGGATATAGTTGTAAATAATCTTGAAGACAAACCTTTTATTTACAAAAACACTAGCATTGAGGAAAATAAGAGTGGGAAATATATGCAGTTAGATTTAATTGGTTCTAAAAATAACCAAAATGCTATTGGAAGCAGGGTTGTGGTCGAGCTAAAAAATGATCAAATATTAAGTTTTGAGTACTTTCCAGTCAAGGGGTTTCAGAGTTCTGCTCTCGACAAATTTCATATTGCGATAGGAGATAGCAGTCAAGTCCAAAATATTAAATTAGTATGGCCTGATGGTAAAACCCAAAACCTGAATGGTCTGGAATTTAATAAAGTGCATAAAATTGAGTATAAAGATGGTTTAGCTTCTTTCGATTATACCTCTCTTCATCCAGATGGTTTTGCTTACAAAGCAGTTGAAATGCAAGATTCTATAGGATTGAAAGTAGTTCATGAGGAAAATCAATTTGTAGAATTTATCAGAGAACCTCTAATGCCTCACATGGTGTCATCGGAAGGACCTGCATTAGCAGTTGGGGATATTAATGGTGATGGGAAGGAAGATTTTTTTATTGGTTCTGCTAAACGTAAAAAAAGCCAAGTTTGGCAGCAAAATGAGGAGGGTAGATTTGAACTAACTGAACAAAAGTTAATTGAGAGCGATGATACTTTTGAGGATGTTAATGCTGTATTTTCTGATATAGACAATGATGGCGATCAGGATTTGATTATAGCGTCAGGTGGAAATGAATACAGAGGAGATTCTGAATATATTACCCAACGAATTTATTTAAATGATGGGAAAGGGAATTTTAATCAAAAATATATTTTTGAAAACAGTCATATGACTTCTTCTTCTGTGGCTGTAGCAGATTTTAATGGCGATGGATTCCATGATGTATTTTTTGGAGGAAGAGCAATTCCCTATGGCTATGGTTTAGCGCTGGGGTCAAAACTGTACCTTAATAATCAAGACGGAACTTTTCGATTGGCAAATGATGATTTCGCACCCTTTTTAAGCGATTTAGGTATGGTGACCGATGCAAGCGTTGTTGATGTTAATTCTGATCAAAGACCGGATATTATTTTGGCACTAGAGTGGGAGCCGATCCAAATTATGATGAATCAAGGGGATGGTTTTTCGCTGAAAGTTGTTGGAAATGAAAGAGGTTGGTGGAAGCATGTGAAATCCGGAGATTTCGATGGCGATGGAGACATGGATTTTATAGCTGGAAATACTGGAGAAAATTCTAGACTTAAACCAACGGAAGAAGAACCTGTTAATTTATATATCAAAGACTTTGATGATAATGGCCAAACTGATCCATTGCTCACCTATTTTTTAGATGGTCGTGAAATTCCCTTTGCTAATCATTCTGAAATTTTGAATCAATTGCCGATGCTTAAAAAGGAATGGAAATATGCTCAGGATTTTTCAAGAGCTAGTTTAAGCGAAATATTTGGAAAGGACAATTTGGAATCAGCCGTTAAGCTATCAGCAAATGATTTTACAAGTTATCTATATCGTAATAAGGGTGATGGAAGTTTCCAAGCTGAAGCCTTGCCAATGGAATTTCAAATCTCAACTTTAAATGCAGTAGAATTCATAGCAGGAAGTAATAGAGATTTGCTCGCAGCGGGAAACTTTTTTGAAAACAATATAGAAATGGGTAAATACGATGCTCAGTACGGAACTGTATTTAATGTTCAGGATTCTTCGGTAGAAATTCGAAATGTCAAAGGATTGAGATTAGATGGTCAAGTAAGAAATATTAAACCAATTTTAGTGAATGGACAGCACTTCATGCTTGTTGTGAGAAATGATGACAGTGTCAAATTAATAGCATTTGAAGCAATAAATAATTAA